The DNA segment TTCATATTCGGCAATAGGTACTGAAGTTTTAGACAACTCTTTAAGCCCGTCTTTAGTAATTCTTTGAACTGTTGGCTTTTTAATAAAAGCTTCGGTGGAAAGACCTGAATACATCTTAGCCCCTCCTCCAGTTGGAAGAACATGATTAGTACCTGATCCATAATCTCCAGCCGCTACCGGAGAATAAGAGCCTAAAAATATGGAACCTGCATTATTGATTTGTGATAATGTCAAATCATCATCTTTTGTGGATATGATTAAATGTTCGGGAGCATATTCATTTGTAACATGAACTGCCTCTTCAAAAGTGTCAGTGATAATAATTTTTCCACCTTTAGACAGTGATTCTTCAATAATCTCGCGTCTTGGAGCAATTTCTGTTAACTGTTTTACAAATTCATCAGTTTCAATAGCCAAATCTTTAGAATCAGTAACCAAAAAGCAGGATGCATTAGGGTCGTGTTCGGCCTGAGCCAATATATCAGTTGCTAAAAATTCAGGTTCAGCGCTGTCATCTGCTAAAATCAGCACTTCAGAAGGTCCTGCAGGAAACTCAATATCTACCTGACCATATACCAATTTTTTAGCGGCAGTAACGAATATATTTCCCGGACCGACAATTTTTTCGACTTGTGGAATGGATTCTGTTCCATATGCAAGACCGGCTATTGCCTGAGCTCCACCAACTTTGTATATTTCATCAGCTCCTGCAATATCTGCTGCAACCAATATTGCATCTAATATTTTACCGTCATTTTGAGGAGGTGTAACACATACAACATTTTTAACTCCGGCAATTTTAGCAGGAATTACGGTCATCAAAATTGATGAGGGATAAGCAGCCCTTCCACCGGGAATGTAACATCCTGCAGAGTTAATTGGTCTTACAATCTGACCTGCAACAATACCGGGATTTACTTCAATCTCCCATTCTAATGGAATCTGCTTTTTATGAAACTTTTCAATATTTTCTGCAGCTTGTTTTAAAGCAACAAGCAATTCATCGTCTAAAGTGTCATAGGCCTGTTTAATTTCATCTTCTGAAACTTTTAAATTTTCTATTGTAACACCATCAAATTTCTCAGTATATTCCCGAATAGCTTTATCCTTATTATTTTTAACATTATTCAAAATGTCAGAAACAATATCTAAAACATTATTTACGTCCTGTTCTGATCTTTTGATAGTTTCAGCTAAATTGATATCTGAATAATTTAATATTTTCATTTTAATACTACCTTAAAATAGCACCTGTGTCGGCAGAGTGAACAAGTTTTTGATATAATCTTAACCAGCCGTCTAAATCTCTTTCAGGGTGTTTGACTGCATTTAATCGATTTTGAATTTCTTCATCTGAAAGTTCGACATTAATGGACCGGTTAATAATATCAATTTCAATTATATCTCCGTTTTGAACAGCTGCAATTGGACCGTCTTCCATTGCTTCAGGAGATACGTGTCCAATACATGGACCTCTTGTTCCTCCAGAAAATCTTCCGTCTGTTATTAACCCAACGTCTTTGATATTCATTCCAGCAAGGGCAGAAGTTGGATTTAGCATTTCCCTCATGCCAGGACCTCCTTTTGGCCCTTCATATCTAATTACAACAATATCTCCTTCATCTATTTCATGGTCAAATATTGCTTTTGTAACGTCTTCTTCACAATCATATACTTTAGCAGGTCCTTTAAGATACATCAAATGATCTGCAACTGCACCTTTTTTAACAACACTTCCATTTGGTGCAAGATTTCCTTTTAAAATAGCTATTCCGCCATCTTCATGAACCGGATTATCCAGGGTATGAATTACCTCAGGGTTTTTATTTTCAACATTTTCCAGATTTTCTTTAATTGTTTTTCCAGTAACAGTCAACTGATTAGTATCGATTTTTTCACCTAATGTTTTCAGCACAGCCTGAATACCACCAGCCAAATGCAAATCCATCATAGAATCTTCACCAGCAGGAGAAATAAGAGCGATATGAGGTACGTTTCTAGAAATTTTATCAAATAATTCTAAATCAACATTCAAACCTTTAACTTCACTGGCTAAAGCAGGAATGTGAAGTGCAGTATTGGAAGATCCTCCTAATGCCATATCAACGGCAATAGCATTATTAAATGATTCCTGAGTCAATATATCTGAAGGTTTAATGTTATCCTCAACAAGTTTAACAATTTGCTTACCTGATTCATAAGCTATTTGATTATTTTCCTCAGTTCTAGCATGAGTAGTAGCACAAGAGGGTAGAGAAAGTCCTAAGGTTTCTGTTATACAAGCCATTGTATTTGCAGTAAATAATCCAGAACAGCTACCTGCTCCAGGACAAGCGCATCTTTCAAGTTCATAAACTTCATCTTCAGATAATTTACCTGCAGAATTAGCACCGACAGCTTCAAAAACAGTAATTAAATCAACATTTTTACCTTTATACACACCGGATTCCATTGGTCCGCCTGTAACAACGATAGAGGGAACATCCACTCTAGCCGCACCCATAATCATTCCCGGAACAACTTTATCACAGCTTGGAATTAATACAAGACCATCAAAAGCATGTCCTTTAGTCATGCTTTCAACAGTAGCAGCAATAATTTCCCTTGAAGGAAGAGAATATTTCATACCTTCATGGTTCATACTGATTCCGTCACAGATAGCCATTGTATCAAATTCAAATGGAATACCGCCGGCGGCAATAATACCTTCTTTTACAAACTCAACAAGTTCTTTTAAATGAATATGGCCCGGTACAATGTCTGTAAAACTATTTGCTATGCCGATGAAGGGTTTTTTAAAATCTTCATCGTCAAGCCCGCAGGCTCTTAAAAGAGATCTGTGTGGGGCTCTTTGAATTCCTTTTTTTACACTATCACTTTTCATTCAATCACACATTTAATTAAATCATAATAATATATGAAGTTAATAACTTTTAAAATATACTATAAGATATATATTACCTTAAAAAAAGGGCGAATATTGCCAAAATAAGAATTTTATAGAAAAATTTTAAAACCAAATAAATATAATATAAGATTACTATGAGTACTTTAAAAAAGATGAAAATCCTAACAGATTCAGCACAATACGATCTCTGCGACTATGTTAGTCATCATAAAAGCTCACAAATAAATTTACCAGGGATTTATGAAGCTATTGGCCATAATGGATGTAAGGTTCCTCTATTTAAAACACTTTTAACCAATAGCTGTAAAAATGATTGCAAATATTGCATTAATCAGTCAAAAAGAAATTTTACAAGACTGGAATTAGCACCTGAAGAACTTGCAAAATCATTTCTCGGATACTATAACAGAGGATTGGTAAATGGTTTATTTTTAAGTTCAGGAATTTCAGGTGATGTAGATTCTACAATGGAAAAACAGATAGAAACCGTAAGTCTACTTAGAAAAAAATATGGATATGATGATTATATTCATCTCAAAATTGTACCTGGGGCAAGCAAAGATTCAATTAAAAGGGCAATGGCTCTATCGAACAGGGTCAGCATAAATATTGAAGCTGCAACATCCTCCGGTTTAGCCGAACTATCATCTACTAAAGATTACAACAAGGATATTCTAAAAAGATTATCATGGATAAATTCTCTACAAAATAAAAGTTCAACATATCCAAATTCTACCCATACTACACAATTGATTATTGGGGCGAATAACGAAAGTGACAAGGAAATATTGAGTAGAATGGAAAAACTCTACAAAAAATCGAATTTAAAAAGAACATATTTCTCAGCATTTACACCGGTTGAAGAGACAGAATTTATGAATAAGGAAGCCTGTTCAACTGATAGAACTGCAAAGTTATATAATGCCGATAGCTTACTTAATGAGTACAATTATAAAGTTAAAGAGCTAGTTTTTGATGAAAATGATAAGCTATCACTTACCCAGGATCCAAAGATTTTAGCTGCAAAAAACATGAATATATTTCCTGTAGAAATTAACAGTGCACCACTTGTGGAATTAATAAGAGTTCCTGGAATAGGTGTTAAATCGGCACGAAGAATTATTTCTATTCGAAATAAAATACCATTCTCCAATAAAGAACAGCTTAGAAAATTAGGTGTTATAGTGGATAGAGCTGAACCTTATATTAAAATTAGTGGAGAATTTCAAACAACATTCGATTATTAGACTTAGAACCAATAATTCTATAAAATAAAGAATTTGATTAAAAATAAATAACTTAAAAAAAAGTAAAACAATATAAAATATTATTTTACAATAGATTATAAATGAAGTATACTGAGTATAATTTCATATATAATAGAATAAAAAAAAGCTAGTAATCTTCAAATAATGCCCATATTTCAGGGTACTTTTTAGAAACCGCTTCTTCAATTAAACTTGATGCTTCCTTTGAGATGCTGAATTCAGGTTCGGTTTTTCTTAAATATCTAAAAACTGCTGAAGACCTTGAAGACCATAAAGTGATTCGGGGATTTTTATCAACGATTTTTTTAACCTCAGCTATATGTTTTTCCTGAAGTTCAAGTTCCTGTGAAGGTATGCTTTCATCATCTGAGACTTCTTCGGATTCATCATCCTCCGGACGTTCTTCTTTAACATCATCATTTTCTTGTTCAGGACTAGTAGTAGAAGCATCATCTTGATTATTTTCTTCTTCTATTTCTTCAAATATATTTTTTTCATTATCGCCGTCATCTACTACTTCAACATCGTCATTTTCATTTTCATTTAATAAATCTTCAAGAGATTGTGTAGAATTACTGTCAAAATCTTCATTATAAAAATCAGGAATTAATGAATCCAATCCTTTTCCAAGTCCTTTTCTAGCCATTATTTACCCCCAAACTCCTTGTAAATCTCTTTTAACTGTTTTGAATTGGCTTTTACCATTTTTATCGATATTATTTTTAGCCACATTTAATTCAACATTTTCATCCCTTTGAATAATTTCATCAGCTAATTTCAAATAAGCTTTAGTACCTGTACTTTCAGGATCGTAAATTAAACAAGGTTTACCAAAACTAGGAGCTTCTGCTAATCTAATATTTCTTGGAATGATTGTTTTAAATAACAAATTAGTTTCACCAAAGTAAGTTTTAAGTTCCTTATAAACATCTTTGCTAAGTCTGGTTCTTTGATCGTATAGAGTAAGGAGAATCCCTTTAATTGGAGTTGGACTTCTAAGTCTTCTTTCAACTAATTTTATTGTATTAATTAAATCAGCCACTCCTTCAAGTGCATAATATTCAGCCTGAATGGGTATTAAAACACTATCTGAAGCTACTAATGCATTAACTGTTATAACACCTAATGAAGGAGGCAAATCTATGAAAATGTAATCAAATAAGGGTGTAACATCTTTAAGAGTTTCTTGCAAAACAATATGGTAGTTTTCACGTCTGGAAAGTTCCATACCTGCACCACTAAGGGATATATTGCTTGGGATAATAAATAAATTTTTAATAAACGTAGGAATTGTTGCTTTTTTAACGCTTATATCCCCAATGATAGCATCATATATTGTATTTTCAATTTTAGTCTTATCTATTCCAAAGCTAGTAGTAGCATTAGCTTGCGGATCCATGTCAACAACTAAAACAGATTTACCCATTACAGCAAGAGAAGTAGCGGTATTTACAACTGTAGTAGTCTTACCACAACCTCCTTTTTGATTCATCACTGCGATTACTTCACTCATTTAAAGAATTCTCCTATATCTAAATATATTTTAAGTTATCAGTTATGATTTTATAACTTAAAAATTCTAAGGGTTTAAAGAATAACTTCTAGTTATCCAGTATAAGTTAAAAGGATTAAGTTAAATCTTTTTTATTAAAACTTATAGGGAAAAACTTATCAGTTTTAACTTCTAAGGGATAGGAATTAAGTTTTAAGTTAAAACATTTAAGTTATAAAAAATAAGTTTTAAGAA comes from the Methanobrevibacter sp. genome and includes:
- the hisD gene encoding histidinol dehydrogenase, which codes for MKILNYSDINLAETIKRSEQDVNNVLDIVSDILNNVKNNKDKAIREYTEKFDGVTIENLKVSEDEIKQAYDTLDDELLVALKQAAENIEKFHKKQIPLEWEIEVNPGIVAGQIVRPINSAGCYIPGGRAAYPSSILMTVIPAKIAGVKNVVCVTPPQNDGKILDAILVAADIAGADEIYKVGGAQAIAGLAYGTESIPQVEKIVGPGNIFVTAAKKLVYGQVDIEFPAGPSEVLILADDSAEPEFLATDILAQAEHDPNASCFLVTDSKDLAIETDEFVKQLTEIAPRREIIEESLSKGGKIIITDTFEEAVHVTNEYAPEHLIISTKDDDLTLSQINNAGSIFLGSYSPVAAGDYGSGTNHVLPTGGGAKMYSGLSTEAFIKKPTVQRITKDGLKELSKTSVPIAEYEGFFAHANSFKTRLRDD
- the ilvD gene encoding dihydroxy-acid dehydratase, which encodes MKSDSVKKGIQRAPHRSLLRACGLDDEDFKKPFIGIANSFTDIVPGHIHLKELVEFVKEGIIAAGGIPFEFDTMAICDGISMNHEGMKYSLPSREIIAATVESMTKGHAFDGLVLIPSCDKVVPGMIMGAARVDVPSIVVTGGPMESGVYKGKNVDLITVFEAVGANSAGKLSEDEVYELERCACPGAGSCSGLFTANTMACITETLGLSLPSCATTHARTEENNQIAYESGKQIVKLVEDNIKPSDILTQESFNNAIAVDMALGGSSNTALHIPALASEVKGLNVDLELFDKISRNVPHIALISPAGEDSMMDLHLAGGIQAVLKTLGEKIDTNQLTVTGKTIKENLENVENKNPEVIHTLDNPVHEDGGIAILKGNLAPNGSVVKKGAVADHLMYLKGPAKVYDCEEDVTKAIFDHEIDEGDIVVIRYEGPKGGPGMREMLNPTSALAGMNIKDVGLITDGRFSGGTRGPCIGHVSPEAMEDGPIAAVQNGDIIEIDIINRSINVELSDEEIQNRLNAVKHPERDLDGWLRLYQKLVHSADTGAILR
- a CDS encoding radical SAM protein is translated as MSTLKKMKILTDSAQYDLCDYVSHHKSSQINLPGIYEAIGHNGCKVPLFKTLLTNSCKNDCKYCINQSKRNFTRLELAPEELAKSFLGYYNRGLVNGLFLSSGISGDVDSTMEKQIETVSLLRKKYGYDDYIHLKIVPGASKDSIKRAMALSNRVSINIEAATSSGLAELSSTKDYNKDILKRLSWINSLQNKSSTYPNSTHTTQLIIGANNESDKEILSRMEKLYKKSNLKRTYFSAFTPVEETEFMNKEACSTDRTAKLYNADSLLNEYNYKVKELVFDENDKLSLTQDPKILAAKNMNIFPVEINSAPLVELIRVPGIGVKSARRIISIRNKIPFSNKEQLRKLGVIVDRAEPYIKISGEFQTTFDY
- a CDS encoding AAA family ATPase, which encodes MARKGLGKGLDSLIPDFYNEDFDSNSTQSLEDLLNENENDDVEVVDDGDNEKNIFEEIEEENNQDDASTTSPEQENDDVKEERPEDDESEEVSDDESIPSQELELQEKHIAEVKKIVDKNPRITLWSSRSSAVFRYLRKTEPEFSISKEASSLIEEAVSKKYPEIWALFEDY